In Treponema sp. OMZ 798, the following proteins share a genomic window:
- a CDS encoding methyl-accepting chemotaxis protein: MKNYIKIVFALCGIALAIGIGGAAFFIAAKPSSDFQLKTDYLLEYRFYLASLRADMYRTASKDGEFSVQNLKARIKETVNSFENLKKLSAADKNDSNLKFAYNDYEASNNKLFKSIEAWRQEFELTGDSSARTFFPVLKEFDAVQNSFERLKDEYKAGFTRQEKKSKGLAALLIVLAWGIGVFLTWLVSSVIYKIYIERERAKKAKLRLHLGPKTDDRQTAAPDTAKIFLPSYNEERSSASDKTFNKGFQQRAEEETNKSVSQNYAQQPPFQKSSYTQTASAVSIEESPIYIKLQNDYNELKAMSEELNEAYNELQEKHSELGSSYKELQESFKQDDEKKAEKCETVKSFLSDIQMDAAEAQEDAQAAQELVETFQGGHKLFKSTYERIVHINQSISDIQEMAEVIAGIAEQTKMLSMNAAIEAAHAGDAGKGFAVVAEELGRLAAASVESSAGIGKTVIEVVKNISFMAKSSEDLDKAFNDINTKTNQVYTTVMNFSDRMVQTFQKTDSVLRGLDTV; the protein is encoded by the coding sequence ATGAAAAACTACATAAAAATTGTTTTTGCTTTGTGCGGTATTGCTTTGGCGATAGGGATAGGAGGAGCGGCTTTTTTTATTGCTGCAAAACCTTCGTCGGATTTTCAACTTAAGACCGATTATTTACTTGAGTACAGATTTTATCTTGCAAGTTTAAGGGCGGATATGTACAGGACTGCAAGCAAGGATGGGGAATTTTCCGTTCAAAACCTTAAAGCAAGGATAAAGGAAACCGTCAATTCTTTTGAAAATTTAAAAAAACTTTCGGCTGCCGACAAAAACGACTCCAACTTAAAATTTGCATACAATGATTATGAAGCTTCAAATAATAAGCTTTTTAAAAGTATAGAGGCTTGGAGGCAGGAGTTTGAACTTACCGGAGATTCATCGGCAAGAACTTTTTTTCCTGTTTTAAAAGAATTCGATGCCGTTCAAAATAGTTTTGAAAGGCTTAAAGACGAATATAAGGCCGGCTTTACAAGGCAGGAAAAAAAATCGAAAGGGCTTGCAGCCCTTTTAATCGTTTTAGCCTGGGGTATAGGAGTATTTTTAACATGGCTTGTTTCTTCTGTCATATACAAGATTTATATAGAAAGAGAAAGAGCAAAAAAAGCAAAACTCAGGCTTCATCTAGGTCCAAAAACAGATGACAGGCAGACTGCTGCCCCCGATACTGCAAAAATATTTCTGCCATCTTATAATGAAGAGCGGAGTTCTGCTTCGGATAAAACTTTTAATAAAGGTTTTCAACAAAGAGCCGAAGAAGAGACCAATAAAAGCGTGTCACAAAATTACGCTCAGCAGCCTCCTTTCCAAAAATCTTCCTATACACAAACAGCTTCTGCCGTTTCTATAGAAGAATCGCCTATTTATATAAAGCTGCAAAATGATTATAACGAATTAAAAGCTATGTCTGAGGAGTTAAATGAAGCTTATAATGAACTGCAAGAAAAACATAGCGAACTTGGTTCTTCCTATAAGGAATTGCAAGAATCCTTTAAGCAAGACGATGAAAAAAAGGCCGAAAAATGTGAAACGGTAAAATCCTTTTTGTCTGACATACAGATGGATGCTGCGGAAGCTCAAGAAGATGCTCAAGCTGCACAAGAACTTGTAGAAACCTTCCAGGGCGGGCATAAACTTTTTAAATCTACTTACGAAAGAATAGTTCATATAAATCAAAGCATTTCGGATATACAGGAAATGGCGGAGGTAATCGCAGGTATTGCCGAGCAAACTAAAATGCTTAGTATGAATGCCGCCATCGAAGCTGCTCATGCCGGAGATGCCGGAAAGGGCTTTGCCGTTGTTGCCGAAGAGTTGGGCCGCTTGGCAGCTGCCTCGGTTGAAAGCTCGGCAGGTATAGGCAAGACCGTCATTGAAGTGGTAAAGAATATTTCGTTTATGGCAAAGAGCAGCGAAGATTTGGATAAGGCCTTTAACGATATAAATACAAAAACAAATCAGGTTTATACAACCGTTATGAATTTTTCGGATAGAATGGTTCAAACCTTCCAAAAAACAGACAGTGTTTTAAGAGGCCTTGACACAGTTTAA
- the uppP gene encoding undecaprenyl-diphosphatase UppP, whose product MSIFQAIILGAVQGLAEFLPVSSSGHLAVVEYFFKQEDLPILFDILLHVATLAAVCTVFAKKIAGLFCVLGRFIIRKSKPEDKDDLMMIAAIITATAVTGVIGLLLKDWVKTIDIRFIPIFFIITGFLLIASSKVKPKKQSKNINLLTAAVIGLAQGIGVLPGISRSGSTISASLFAGLDREKAGEFSFLLSIPAILAAFILELKSADNLLAGVSPISLIAGMLSAFVVGYFSLRFLLKLIKNGKLMYFAFYLIPLGIGLSIYFWGFAG is encoded by the coding sequence ATGTCGATTTTTCAAGCTATTATTTTAGGAGCCGTTCAAGGCTTAGCCGAATTTTTACCTGTTTCAAGTTCAGGACATTTAGCGGTTGTAGAATACTTTTTTAAACAAGAAGATCTTCCCATCCTTTTTGATATATTACTGCATGTCGCCACCCTTGCGGCCGTCTGCACCGTTTTTGCAAAAAAAATTGCCGGTCTTTTTTGTGTTTTAGGCAGATTTATCATAAGAAAATCCAAACCTGAAGATAAAGACGATCTTATGATGATTGCAGCCATTATAACCGCAACCGCCGTTACAGGTGTAATAGGCCTTTTATTAAAAGATTGGGTAAAAACCATCGACATACGTTTTATACCCATCTTCTTTATCATAACAGGATTTCTTTTAATAGCATCTTCTAAGGTAAAGCCTAAAAAACAATCAAAAAATATAAACCTCCTTACGGCAGCTGTTATAGGTCTTGCTCAAGGAATAGGAGTCTTACCCGGAATCTCGCGTTCGGGCAGTACTATTTCCGCCTCTCTTTTTGCAGGTCTTGACCGGGAAAAGGCAGGAGAATTTTCCTTTTTATTATCGATACCTGCAATCCTTGCGGCATTTATACTTGAACTCAAATCTGCCGATAATCTTCTTGCAGGTGTAAGCCCTATAAGCCTAATAGCCGGAATGTTGAGTGCCTTTGTTGTAGGTTATTTTTCGCTACGGTTTTTACTCAAACTTATAAAAAACGGAAAGCTTATGTACTTCGCTTTCTATTTGATTCCGCTGGGAATCGGTCTTAGTATTTACTTTTGGGGTTTTGCCGGATAA
- a CDS encoding DUF3793 family protein: protein MLNIANIEYNLAYSCAPCLAGLKPSNLMSISAEDFKQFFLLDKDLLESKGFYLRVLCACEKGVQILLYKKKALEALIRDERVQAALLMFGYEPGMSLEDMLNRLALRMHSSQADRGCKRCRTFPHEIGLFLGYPVYDVLEYYRRRGEGCIFSGYWKVYSDAEKAAEIFDQYNECKKHFALQIEKGLRLYDLLSA from the coding sequence ATGTTGAATATCGCTAACATCGAATATAATTTAGCTTATTCCTGCGCTCCTTGCTTGGCGGGGTTAAAACCGTCAAATTTGATGTCCATTTCGGCAGAGGATTTTAAGCAATTCTTTTTGCTTGATAAGGACTTGCTTGAATCCAAGGGGTTTTACCTAAGGGTTTTGTGTGCCTGCGAAAAGGGTGTGCAAATTCTTTTATACAAAAAAAAGGCCTTAGAGGCTTTGATTAGGGATGAGAGGGTTCAAGCGGCTCTTCTAATGTTCGGCTATGAGCCGGGGATGAGTTTGGAGGATATGCTGAATCGTTTAGCTTTAAGAATGCACAGCTCGCAGGCAGACAGGGGTTGTAAAAGATGCCGGACATTTCCGCATGAGATAGGGCTTTTTTTAGGCTATCCCGTATACGATGTTTTGGAATATTACAGGCGAAGGGGAGAGGGGTGTATTTTTTCGGGTTATTGGAAGGTTTATTCCGATGCCGAAAAGGCTGCCGAAATCTTTGACCAGTATAATGAATGCAAAAAGCATTTTGCTTTGCAGATAGAAAAGGGCTTGAGGCTTTACGACTTGTTAAGCGCTTGA
- a CDS encoding flavodoxin has protein sequence MAKIAVIYWSGTGNTQSMAESVMEGLKAGGADASLFTVSEFGSKSIDDYDKIAFGCPAMGAEELEPDEFEPFFASIEGNLSGKKIALFGSYEWAGDGEGGEWMRNWEARSKDKGADLFEEGLIIYDAPTAAGKDKCKEFGERFSK, from the coding sequence ATGGCAAAAATTGCTGTTATTTATTGGAGCGGAACAGGTAACACCCAGTCTATGGCAGAGTCCGTTATGGAAGGCTTAAAAGCGGGCGGAGCAGATGCTTCTTTATTTACCGTTTCGGAATTCGGATCGAAGAGCATTGATGATTACGATAAGATTGCTTTCGGATGCCCGGCAATGGGAGCCGAAGAGCTTGAACCGGATGAATTTGAACCCTTCTTTGCTTCAATTGAAGGAAACTTGTCCGGCAAAAAGATTGCCTTGTTCGGTTCATATGAATGGGCCGGAGACGGTGAAGGCGGAGAATGGATGAGAAACTGGGAAGCCAGATCTAAGGATAAGGGAGCCGACTTGTTTGAAGAAGGTTTGATTATCTATGATGCTCCCACCGCTGCAGGAAAAGACAAGTGTAAGGAATTCGGCGAGAGATTTTCAAAATAA
- a CDS encoding ABC transporter ATP-binding protein, with the protein MSTVLETEHLKKTYLGKKTALYDVSLKVESGRIYGLLGPNGSGKTTFLKIIAGLIKPTAGNFKVCGKEFGIDTKKIVAFLPDKNVVYPWMTSEDAVNFYADFFEDFDKNKAMDMLKFMKLEPKQTVKTMSKGMIEKLNLSLTFSRASKLYILDEPLGGTDPVAREQIIKTIIKTWTEESAILITTHLVSDIEHVFNDIAFLKEGEIVLEGDAEDLRSTRGKSIYQIYLDVFGV; encoded by the coding sequence ATGAGTACAGTACTTGAAACTGAGCATTTAAAAAAAACATATTTGGGAAAAAAGACTGCTCTTTATGATGTTAGTTTAAAAGTTGAAAGCGGAAGAATATACGGTCTTTTGGGGCCGAACGGTTCCGGCAAAACAACCTTTTTAAAGATAATTGCAGGCCTTATAAAACCTACAGCCGGCAATTTTAAGGTATGCGGAAAAGAATTCGGTATAGATACAAAAAAGATTGTAGCCTTTTTGCCGGATAAAAATGTTGTATATCCTTGGATGACCTCTGAAGATGCCGTCAATTTTTATGCCGACTTTTTTGAGGACTTTGACAAAAACAAGGCTATGGATATGCTGAAATTTATGAAGCTTGAACCCAAGCAGACGGTAAAAACAATGTCGAAGGGTATGATCGAAAAGCTTAACCTTAGCTTAACTTTTTCGAGGGCTTCAAAACTTTACATCTTGGATGAACCGCTGGGAGGCACAGATCCTGTAGCCAGAGAACAGATTATTAAAACCATAATCAAAACATGGACTGAAGAAAGCGCCATCCTAATAACTACTCATCTGGTATCGGATATAGAGCATGTATTTAACGATATTGCCTTTTTAAAAGAAGGTGAAATCGTTTTGGAAGGGGATGCTGAGGATTTACGCAGCACACGCGGAAAGTCTATCTATCAAATCTATCTTGATGTTTTTGGAGTATAA
- a CDS encoding GntR family transcriptional regulator has protein sequence MKVVYDQNRPIYLQIIEKIKCKIVYGELKPGDKIPSMSDMSVEMDVNPNTMFRVYKQLESEGITESKRGLGSFVVNEADLVKKLTEEMADQIIVPAIEGLRNLKFSDEQIIESIKAKL, from the coding sequence GTGAAAGTTGTATATGATCAAAATCGTCCGATATATTTACAAATAATCGAAAAAATAAAATGTAAGATTGTCTATGGAGAGCTTAAACCCGGAGATAAGATTCCTTCAATGAGCGATATGTCCGTCGAGATGGATGTAAACCCGAATACGATGTTCAGGGTATATAAGCAGCTTGAAAGCGAGGGCATAACGGAATCAAAACGCGGGCTAGGCAGCTTTGTAGTAAATGAGGCCGATTTGGTGAAAAAATTGACTGAGGAAATGGCGGATCAGATCATAGTGCCTGCAATTGAAGGATTGCGGAATTTGAAATTTTCTGATGAACAGATAATTGAATCGATAAAAGCAAAGTTATAA
- the sbcD gene encoding exonuclease subunit SbcD, which produces MKILHTADLHLGKSLYEAPQIERQKKMLDDIHKILLKDDYAALIIAGDVYDRSIPPAEYVALFDSFLSAVHRDCPDTAVFIIPGNHDSAERLAFGSKILSSSNIHIAAGTGKLCSPVIIAQNGEKVQFFLMPFLHLGSFSEQNEELKLNSQSEMAQEASRRLKGAVDPEIPSVLIAHLFTLNGESSSSERAFLGTAEYVSPALFNFFTYTALGHLHKMQKVTDRMYYSGAPLTYAFDECSIEKVVLSVDIDCKTQGFPVRVEKIPITPLRKMTHLEGSFFDFFNTDKFDAYKDDFLEINLTGSEVIQSPMSLLQQKFPYLLNLHQEAVAAELKEEEQIHILKKNIEDEDVIFENFMLFEKAIDEEPSAKKQELFKNLCRERFKEE; this is translated from the coding sequence ATGAAAATTTTGCATACCGCCGATCTGCATTTAGGGAAAAGCCTATACGAGGCGCCCCAAATTGAAAGACAGAAAAAAATGCTCGATGATATTCATAAAATTCTTTTAAAAGACGATTATGCAGCCCTTATTATTGCAGGCGATGTATACGACCGTTCAATTCCTCCTGCAGAATACGTAGCCCTCTTCGATTCATTTTTATCTGCCGTCCATCGGGATTGCCCCGATACAGCCGTGTTTATAATACCCGGAAACCATGACTCCGCCGAAAGACTTGCCTTCGGTTCTAAAATTTTAAGTTCGAGTAATATTCACATTGCTGCGGGAACCGGCAAACTATGCTCACCTGTTATTATAGCACAAAATGGAGAAAAAGTTCAATTTTTTTTAATGCCTTTTTTACATTTAGGCTCATTTTCCGAACAAAATGAGGAGTTAAAATTAAACTCTCAATCCGAGATGGCACAAGAAGCCTCCCGACGGTTAAAAGGGGCTGTAGATCCGGAAATTCCTTCGGTTTTGATTGCCCATCTTTTTACCTTAAACGGAGAAAGCTCCTCCTCCGAAAGAGCTTTTTTAGGCACAGCGGAATATGTTTCGCCGGCCCTCTTCAATTTTTTTACCTACACAGCCTTGGGACACTTACACAAAATGCAAAAGGTGACCGACAGAATGTACTATTCCGGAGCCCCTCTAACCTATGCCTTCGATGAATGTTCAATCGAAAAAGTTGTTTTATCCGTCGACATAGACTGCAAAACTCAAGGCTTCCCTGTCCGGGTAGAAAAAATTCCGATTACACCCTTACGCAAAATGACCCACTTAGAGGGCAGTTTTTTCGATTTTTTTAATACCGATAAATTCGATGCCTACAAGGACGACTTTTTAGAAATAAACCTGACAGGTTCCGAAGTCATTCAAAGCCCGATGAGCCTCTTGCAGCAAAAATTTCCCTATCTTTTAAACCTGCACCAAGAGGCGGTCGCTGCCGAATTAAAAGAAGAGGAGCAAATTCATATCTTAAAAAAGAACATTGAAGACGAGGATGTAATTTTTGAAAACTTTATGCTTTTTGAAAAGGCAATAGACGAAGAGCCCTCTGCAAAAAAACAGGAACTTTTCAAAAACCTTTGCAGGGAACGGTTTAAGGAGGAGTAA
- a CDS encoding SbcC/MukB-like Walker B domain-containing protein → MKPELLKLTNIGPFRGTHTIDFSLMDSIFLVCGKTGAGKTTIFDAISYAFYSKPLGSRSQIARSLRSQFAPEEETAEVELIFTMGPSKYKIFRRLPFLRPGKKSESPEESALAEWDGQTWKNLSTTNKRDTDKKILNIINLNEKEFARIVLLPQGEFAAFLRENSSQKKETLEELFPISRYTQIMENLKEREKAESYKIKNIEDALESLGKEFDADSYPSKKGEFEKEIELIKKNYNQISKKIEVKISEKEQAKVLKEKKEELTTIKTRLENLKAHQNDIKMMEEAVEKARRASSLTGLADSVKKLNSNIAEYKTDIEKKIKDLNSVTEILEALKAQEKDIESEKENNAALKQNLDRLKRAAEVYKEIEEKSYEKKGLSLQKKEKTEKLAQTEKNIQEIKDKVSGYLEIISELDNRKERAETSSQKLSYLKRLFDIASKKEKAAKLYTTHKAAAEKNYNDLQLILKDIKIEKELFEKLKKEKKDFEINQEASALAVHLKDGEPCPVCGSIHHPSPAVENTESIFSLDEKIQKCERSIEKFNHDRENLNNSLTARNTDADWQKEQMDELDRSFLNLNEEFKTGSFIFKEMPLEKTIGELLPQAAKNAEKDNLLLKEAQTANTAKINLEQKLSSIQNEKEALSEALTNIKIKESELNTILHEKKKQYDDAFKSIPSDIQKENIEDTIEGCNEMIFASDRKISGYEERLKESNDRHTSIKAGLIQRQEQLAKWEKTLLEEEENLKTSLEQKGFSSINELLDSILPEEKIGGFEETVTKFKEEKITLEHSASGLEKDLEGKTFIPPEKIEDEIIILQKNLDEEQDRLTEVKSSLDKLKDLFERRQNLLTELKQRAEEARLITELSLSLNGSNKYKLKFDIWMLSAFLREIIVYANTRLERMSGGRYVLKLSKELSGNNLSGLDMEIYDAYTGGIRPTASLSGGETFMVSISLALGLADSIQTRSGGIRLDSMFIDEGFGSLDEASLENAISILDEVRGNRMVGIISHVSELKTRIPQKIEIEKTANGSAIKIRG, encoded by the coding sequence TTGAAACCCGAACTTTTAAAACTAACCAATATAGGCCCCTTTAGAGGAACTCACACAATAGACTTCAGCCTCATGGATTCTATCTTTTTGGTATGCGGAAAAACCGGTGCCGGAAAAACAACAATCTTTGATGCAATCTCGTATGCCTTCTACTCAAAGCCCTTGGGAAGCCGCTCTCAAATTGCCCGCAGCCTCCGAAGCCAATTTGCCCCCGAGGAGGAAACAGCAGAGGTTGAGCTTATCTTTACCATGGGTCCCTCCAAATACAAAATTTTCAGACGGCTTCCATTCTTACGCCCCGGAAAAAAAAGCGAAAGCCCCGAAGAATCGGCCCTAGCCGAATGGGACGGCCAAACTTGGAAAAACTTAAGCACAACAAATAAGCGGGACACGGACAAAAAAATATTGAACATCATAAACTTAAACGAAAAAGAATTTGCCCGCATTGTACTTCTTCCTCAGGGCGAATTTGCCGCCTTTTTGCGCGAAAATTCAAGCCAAAAAAAAGAAACCCTTGAAGAGCTTTTTCCTATTTCGCGCTATACCCAAATAATGGAAAACCTGAAGGAGAGGGAAAAGGCAGAGTCCTATAAGATAAAAAATATTGAAGATGCCCTTGAATCCCTCGGCAAAGAATTCGATGCCGATTCCTATCCTTCAAAAAAGGGCGAATTTGAAAAAGAGATTGAACTTATCAAAAAAAATTACAACCAAATTTCCAAAAAAATTGAGGTAAAAATATCCGAAAAAGAGCAGGCAAAGGTTCTCAAAGAAAAAAAAGAAGAACTTACAACGATAAAAACAAGGCTCGAAAATCTTAAAGCCCATCAAAACGATATAAAAATGATGGAAGAGGCTGTCGAAAAAGCCCGCAGAGCCTCTTCGCTTACAGGCCTTGCCGATTCCGTAAAAAAACTTAACTCTAACATAGCCGAATATAAAACCGACATCGAAAAAAAGATAAAAGACTTAAATTCCGTAACCGAAATTTTGGAAGCTCTTAAAGCACAAGAAAAAGACATCGAATCCGAAAAAGAAAACAATGCCGCCCTAAAACAAAATCTTGACCGTCTCAAAAGGGCAGCCGAGGTTTACAAGGAAATAGAAGAAAAATCATACGAAAAAAAAGGACTTTCTCTGCAAAAAAAAGAAAAGACCGAAAAGTTGGCTCAAACCGAAAAGAACATTCAGGAGATCAAGGACAAAGTTTCCGGCTATCTTGAAATAATCAGCGAGCTCGATAACAGAAAAGAAAGGGCAGAAACTTCGTCCCAAAAACTTTCTTACCTAAAAAGGCTTTTTGACATCGCTTCAAAAAAAGAAAAAGCGGCAAAGCTCTACACAACTCATAAGGCCGCAGCCGAAAAAAACTACAACGATTTACAGTTAATTTTAAAAGACATCAAAATTGAAAAAGAGCTTTTTGAAAAACTTAAAAAAGAAAAAAAAGATTTTGAAATAAACCAAGAGGCATCCGCCCTTGCCGTTCACTTAAAAGACGGGGAACCCTGCCCTGTCTGTGGCTCAATCCATCACCCTTCCCCGGCCGTTGAAAATACGGAAAGTATTTTTTCCCTCGACGAAAAAATACAAAAATGCGAACGCAGCATCGAAAAGTTTAATCACGACAGGGAAAACCTCAACAACAGCCTCACGGCCCGCAATACCGATGCCGATTGGCAAAAAGAGCAAATGGATGAGCTTGACCGCTCTTTTCTCAACCTAAATGAGGAATTTAAAACAGGCTCTTTTATTTTCAAAGAAATGCCTTTAGAAAAAACAATAGGAGAACTTCTTCCTCAAGCCGCAAAGAATGCCGAAAAAGATAACCTTCTTTTAAAAGAAGCCCAGACCGCAAACACTGCAAAAATAAATTTGGAGCAAAAACTTTCTTCTATCCAAAATGAAAAGGAAGCCTTAAGCGAGGCTCTTACAAATATCAAGATAAAAGAAAGCGAGTTAAACACAATCCTCCACGAAAAGAAAAAACAATACGATGACGCCTTTAAGTCCATCCCCTCAGATATCCAAAAAGAAAATATAGAAGACACAATCGAAGGCTGCAATGAAATGATTTTTGCCTCAGACCGCAAAATAAGCGGCTATGAGGAAAGACTAAAAGAAAGCAATGACCGCCATACAAGCATAAAGGCCGGGCTCATCCAAAGGCAGGAGCAGTTGGCCAAATGGGAAAAAACCTTATTGGAAGAAGAAGAAAATTTAAAAACCTCTCTTGAGCAAAAGGGGTTTTCTTCAATAAATGAGCTTTTAGATTCTATTTTACCTGAAGAAAAAATCGGCGGCTTTGAAGAAACGGTAACGAAATTCAAAGAAGAAAAGATAACCTTGGAGCACTCCGCTTCCGGCCTCGAAAAAGATCTTGAAGGCAAAACCTTTATTCCGCCCGAAAAAATTGAAGACGAAATTATAATTTTGCAAAAAAATCTTGACGAAGAACAAGACCGCCTTACGGAAGTAAAAAGCTCTCTCGACAAACTCAAAGACCTTTTTGAAAGGCGGCAAAATCTTTTAACGGAATTAAAACAAAGAGCCGAAGAAGCCCGGCTTATAACCGAGCTTTCCTTAAGTTTAAACGGCAGCAATAAGTATAAACTGAAATTCGATATCTGGATGCTCTCGGCCTTTTTACGCGAAATAATCGTTTATGCCAACACCCGCCTTGAACGCATGAGCGGCGGCCGCTATGTTTTAAAATTGAGTAAGGAGCTTTCGGGCAACAACCTTTCAGGATTGGACATGGAAATTTATGATGCCTACACAGGCGGCATCCGTCCCACAGCCAGCCTTTCCGGAGGAGAAACCTTTATGGTTTCAATAAGCCTGGCCCTCGGCCTTGCCGACTCCATTCAAACAAGAAGCGGCGGCATAAGGCTGGATTCAATGTTTATAGATGAAGGCTTCGGCAGCCTCGATGAAGCCAGCCTTGAAAACGCCATCAGCATTCTCGACGAAGTAAGGGGTAACCGAATGGTCGGAATAATTTCCCACGTCAGCGAGCTAAAAACCCGCATCCCCCAAAAAATCGAAATAGAAAAAACCGCCAACGGCTCTGCAATAAAGATAAGAGGTTAA
- a CDS encoding Rpn family recombination-promoting nuclease/putative transposase, which translates to MEKLFNITLRNDYAFKRVFGTDENKDILQDLLECILDIPPETIAGLELLDKEFHKDAISDKTGVLDVKLRLKNSTIIDIEIQNRWNSEFAQRTIFYWAKMYTENLKTGEVYTKQPKCITINIVGEGFNLNNLIHSEYNVVEKHINDKLSDELEIHFLNLAKVKEQEENKETDKKKKKLYNWLKFIETDEEEVRTMLAQESAMMRKANSTIEVMEMSPKEKWLYENRMKYEHDKASWKHVGYQEGIEKGSYQKALETAKLMKNKNYPISDICKIAGLSIEEIEAL; encoded by the coding sequence GTGGAAAAACTTTTTAACATTACCCTCCGCAACGACTACGCATTTAAAAGAGTCTTCGGAACGGACGAAAACAAGGATATCCTACAGGATTTATTGGAGTGCATTTTAGACATTCCGCCTGAGACCATCGCCGGTTTAGAACTCTTGGATAAAGAGTTTCATAAAGATGCAATAAGTGATAAAACAGGTGTTTTAGATGTAAAATTACGCCTAAAAAACAGTACCATTATCGATATCGAAATTCAAAACAGGTGGAACAGTGAGTTTGCTCAAAGAACTATCTTTTATTGGGCTAAAATGTATACGGAAAACTTAAAAACAGGTGAAGTGTATACAAAACAGCCTAAATGTATTACAATAAACATAGTGGGTGAAGGCTTTAATTTGAACAATCTGATTCACAGTGAGTATAATGTAGTTGAAAAGCACATAAACGATAAGCTTTCCGATGAGCTTGAAATCCACTTTTTGAACTTAGCCAAGGTTAAAGAGCAAGAAGAAAATAAAGAAACCGATAAAAAGAAAAAGAAACTTTATAATTGGCTGAAATTTATCGAAACCGATGAGGAGGAGGTACGTACCATGTTAGCCCAAGAGTCTGCTATGATGAGAAAGGCAAATTCAACGATAGAAGTAATGGAAATGAGCCCGAAAGAAAAATGGCTATATGAAAACCGAATGAAATATGAACATGACAAAGCTTCTTGGAAACATGTAGGGTATCAGGAGGGTATAGAAAAAGGCTCTTACCAAAAAGCTCTTGAAACGGCAAAGTTGATGAAAAATAAGAATTATCCGATTAGCGATATTTGCAAAATAGCGGGACTTTCTATTGAAGAAATAGAAGCCCTATAA